Genomic segment of Anguilla rostrata isolate EN2019 chromosome 13, ASM1855537v3, whole genome shotgun sequence:
AGGCCAAAGGTGAAAACTTCAGCCTCCTGTAGCAAACATGCGGTCTCTGTGGCTGAGACTGTGAGCCTAGGCAGGTCTGGCTTGGACTGCATTGCTGGTTTTGAAAGCCAGGGTCATCGTAGGGAATTCAAATGGAGAAGAGTCAGCCGTGTGTAGAGCCGTGGCCCCTGACAGTGCTGTTGACAGTGCGCTGGCTGACTCGGTCTGGGAGCAGTTTGGGGGGAATTGGGAGGGGGAGTTTATCCCACCGTCCGGCCGAGCGCATTTCCTCCCCGGCCCAGCTGCGGGGTCCCGCGGGCTCCAGCCCGTCACccgtctccttccctccttcctctcctccacctgcttttttttcccacagggcaggcatttgtttttttcgtgGCTGCGTCCTCCCAGGCGCGCGTTTATTCGGTccgctgatcccagatcagccgAGGCTGAGCGGCTGCGCCTGTAAACAGCCTCCTGTTCTCCTGTTTGCGTCCTGCATGCCTGTCCCTGGATCGGCTGCTGACTTTGGGCATTTCGCGGATGCTCTTACACACTGCAGACGCCAAGTGCAAAGATCAGGGAACAAGGTGCTGTCATTCCCCAGAGAGGGAAAGTATAGTCCCAATAGAGACAGCATGTGCTAGAAGTGCAGACTAGATTGACAGCTTGTCAACTACCCTTTTAAACCTTAAGCCAAGTTAAAGGGAGACTTCCTTGCTAAAGAGAGACTTACTGTTtggctgcctctctctcaggtgacgACTGCATGCatccctgctcccctctctgACCTGGTGAGTTCAGGCCCTGTTGGGTCTGCCTGCTCAACTTATTGGGTCAATAGAATATAATGCGATTCAATAATTCAGTAGAATCTGCAGACGGTTTAACGGTTGCTTTAATAGCTTTTATAATGGCTTTAATAATGGAACAGCTGTGGTTATCGCAGTGaggcaactgttttttttttgtctttgtgcgTACAGCAGCGGAGAAGCACAGATCCCTCCAGATACATCCAGCATCCGGTGAGTCCCTCTCCAACCCCTCTCCCACCCTTACACCTGGGAGCACATTCGTACCGTGTCTCGGGGTCAGggagctgatctaggatcagttttgcctttCAGCTCCTAATGGACGCAGTTAGGACATGGACAACGGAAACCTGATCCCAGATCAGAACTTCTGCTCCGAGGCACTTTATGAATACGGGCTGTGGTCTTCACCCACTCCCTGGCTAATCGGTGCAGTCCTGATGTTtaaattttgctttttaaattaaacgtCATTAACAGCGTTATTATTAAACGACTGCAGTGAGAAGTGTTTTCATTGGAACGATCAGTCTGAAGTTATTGAATATGCTGTTCCTCTGTCCTCAATCCCCTCCTGTGATTCCCTGCCACTGACCGTGCTGATCACTGTGACTGTGCTTCCAGGGATCCACCAGGTCTCTGCCATACGCCAAACAAAGGAACACCTTGCCCAGGTAGCGATGCTCAGGTCTCCGTCTATCCACCTGAGGATAACTCTATCTCGCTCGCCCTGCATCTCCCATCTCTTCCTGTGgaatgtgttttctctctctttctttcctccgTTTCTCTGTGTTCAAATTCTCCCTGGCTTCGTTAGCACGACAGGTGCGTGCCATAGTACTCACTTCCCAGTGGATTTAAACCTGCTTGTTCTTAGCATTTCTCTGCTGACTGTTGGCTTTGCCCTCATCACATGTGAGGGGTTTCTGAGGGGAAGGGTGGTAAGAGCCGTTACACTGTAGCTAATACTCCCATAAAGAAGTGACATTAAAATAGCCGTGGAACATGGATGCATTTGgtctttatttacttatttgccGTTATCGTTGTTGCTTTAACTCCTGTCTCATCTCTGCttgaaacatattttcacaCTTCTCTGTCTTCCTGTTTACCCTCTCTTTTCGTCCACTTTCTGACACGTCTTGTCTGCCCCCCGTTTGTCCTCCCGTGGTTCCTCTCCTCCGCCTCTCCGGGCGTGTCGCGGGCGCAGGAGTTTCAGCTTGGATCGGGTGATGGAGAGGGTGATGGAGAGGAGCTACGACTTTGACCTGACCTACATCACCGAGAGGATCATCTCCGTCTTCTTCCCCCCGCTGCTCGAGGAGCAGCGTTACCGCGCCAACCTGCAGGAAGTGGCTTCCATGCTCAAGTCCAAACACCAAGGCAACTTCCTGGTGAGCTCCTCCCCGTCCacagttctgtttctgttcacGCTTCTCTCACCAAAGCCTGACTTTCAGCCTCTTTGGCTCACATAAAGATACTGACGTTGAGATACCTTGACTAAAAATCATGctactttaaaatgattaagaactgggaaaatatttttcattaatttactaAATACCAGCGTCTGTCTTCTAAATGTCTTGCTTTATGTAAATATTAGGCTGGATTTTTTGCTGTAACTATTCTTTGCTCAATTACAGCATTACCAGCAGAACAGTATTTCTTAATGCAGACTGCTGAACACAGGTAGATGAGTTTGtggaatattcattttattaatttcatcaTCTAATTTTATCGTTCACAGCTGTTCAACCTGTCTGAGAAGAGGCATGACATCGCCCGGATCAGTCCTAAGGTACCAGAACTGTGCCAGATAACACTGCATTCCTTCTCTTTGACTCCCAGCatctgagtttgtgtttgtatttgcattCCTTAGTTACTCATATAATTACCTCCCTATCACACCCATCCTTTATTTctcccacccacctcccccctgttATGTCCCCCCCCTCAGGTCCAGGATTTTGGCTGGCCCGACCTTCACGCCCCACCCTTGGACAAAATCTGTGCCATGTGCAAGGCCATGGAGGGGtggatgacctctgacctccagcATGTGGTCGTCCTGCTCTGCAAGGTCAGGAGTCCGGGTCGCACCATTATTATGgcgggtgcgggggggggtcaTATTTTGGTTGAGTGGAATAGCAGATGAGTAGACATCTCAGAGACCATTGTTGTTTGGCTGGGCCAAGGTTATCTCTGCATATTCATGTCTCTTGGTAGTCCCATAACTTTTCTTgatgaatgcacatttaagaCGATATAATGAAATACCGTCAAGTATATATGAGTATTTCCTGAGTAAATAATAGCCATATGACTTCAGGCACACAGACCTGCTGCAATATATCTAGGCTTAACTgggttcattattttaattatacatatatattaattaagtttattttatatgttCTTATTCTTACATATATGTCACCCTCACTCACTGTGAACCCTGACGTGTTTGGTGTACTTGTGTCTGCTGTGCCTGTAGTGTGTTCTGAGTGcgttctcagtgtgttctcagtgtgttttgAGTGCGTTCCGTCATGGCGCCTGACGAGCCTTCTGTCCAACTCTGTGTTTCTCAGGGGAATAAAGGCAAGACGGGAGTCATCGTGGCTGCCTACATGCACTACAGCAAGATATCTGCAGGGTAACCCCTCCGTCCCAGTGCAAACCTGTCTCTCTGTAGCCTGCATCTCTGCAGGGTAACCCCTCCATCTCAGTGCAAACCTGTCTCACTGTAgcctgaggggggtggggggcagaccATGTGACATAGTAGCCAGCAATGGCTAAGAGGCTAACCTTTTCAGTGAGATGAGGCCAAAGACCTGATGTGTCGAGTATACGAGTGTAACACAGGtcactgtttgtgtttgtttgtgtttgtttgtgtatgtttgtgtatgcatatgtgcatgtctgagcgtgtgtgtatgtgtgtgtgtgtgtgtgtgtgtacgtttgtctTTGtgtatagaatagaatagaacagaatagaattACTTTGTTTTCCCAGGGAGAACATGGTAGGTCGGGAACatgtatgtgaatatgtgtaAATACttcatatttgtgtatgtgcagggCTGACCAGGCACTCAGTACGCTGGCGATGAGGAAGTTTTGTGAGGACAAGGTGTCCACGTCCCTCCAGCCCTCCCAGAACAGGTAAAGGACAGAGTGCCCTCATCCCCCTTCTCCATTTATCTGCCCATCCTTCTCTCCCCTTTTAGGTGAATTATTTCCTCTGCCTCCTGTGTGGTGGCCTCGTGTTTGCCCTTTTAAAGCGGGGACAGAGAGCCAGGCTGTGGGTAAAGTGTCTTTTCTGCAGGTACATCTACTACTTCGCCGGGCTCCTCTCCGGGGGCATAAAGATGAACAGCAGCCCCCTCTTCCTGCACCAAGTGCTCAtcccctctctgccctcctTTCACACTGAGGGAGGTAAGAgctaaattccatcaaaaacctatggtctgaactgaagagagggggtccataagcgcaaacccaaagatatcaatgattctgacaaagctctacatggagcaatggtcagaAATCCCCCCAgatgtgttctctaaccttatcacaaattataggaaaagactcatggctgtcatctttgccaggggtgttttcacaaagtattaaaccagcggtaccaataattgtggaacctgttttttggggaaatatttttttgaataaaaaaatgtaagactttggttgattccaataaatcattaatcaagcacactagtttacacatgttggaaaataaagcttatgtcaactattatttttttagtttagcaaatttttatttgcattttttgtgcatatttatcatgGGTggcaataattctggagcccactgtatatgtgtgcatatgtgtatgtgcgcacgtgtatgtgtgtgtgtgtgtatgcgcatgtgtgtgtatgtgtatgtgcgcacatGAGTGAAAGTTTCAGTATGTATGcaagtgagcatgtgtgtttctaATTGTAGAGCAATAACGGTTTCTCAAATTTATCTCCTCTACTTTTAGTTGAGAGATGAACTGTCCTCTCTGCACTGTGCCATCATACTGTACCAGCTCTCtcttattttttcacacaggatATTTCCccttcctgaagatctaccagTCTATGCAGCTGGTCTACACCTCTGGAGTTtagtgagtctctctctctctctctctctctttctgtatgtgtttgtgtgcatgcaggacAGAATAAGGTCAATATCCATTATTAGTCAttcctttttgtaaaaaaaggaatacatgGAAACATCTCAAAGACAGAGAGTATCACTCCTAGATCTGTCTTAGTGAAGTTCTGCATTGTGAAAAGCTGAGGTTGGAACAGCGCCGCCTCCTGGCCCTGAGGCTCATAGCACACTGACTAAATAAAGCCTCTGGTttgatcaaataaaatacagtggATTAGAATAAACCAAATAGTAAAAGTTAAAGAAGAACTGCATCAACTATCGGGATAGGAACTCAGAAGCACCATACAAGCAGAACTGCCAAATGTTCTGAATCAGTGAGCACAGTCCGGCCTTTGACAAAGTCATATTACAGCTGCCCAGAAAGGATAGGATGCGAATATACCCTCAAATGGAGGGTCAGACAGGGCTGCACTTTCTCACAACATGCGACCAGCAGAAACTCATGAGAGAAGACTGCTTCCCGAAAACAATTTCATTAATCTCCAATTTTCTTGATTTGGGCAAATTTCTCCCCAGATCATTTCATTAATTCACAATTTTCTTAATTTGAGAAACCTTGTTGTgcaaatcatttaattaattcccAATTTTCTTAATTTGAGAAACTTTTTCCCTCAAATCATTTCATTAAtcctcaatttttaaaaaatttgtttttcatacaaattaaattaaatcaattaatttttaaattgaattaagtTGAGTGTATTCATGAGACATGAGGCTTTGTTGTGTCGACATTTGTTGTTTACTATTAGTTAAATGTAGAGTTGTGCTGGTTTGCaattgtgtgtgacagtgagtgtATTAGTAATTCTCTGTAGAGTcctgtgtgcgcttgtgtatgACAGTAAGTATATTAGTAATCAGCAGAGTcatgtgtgcgcttgtgtatgACAGTGAATATATTACTAATTAGCTGTTGAgtcgtgtgtgtgcttgtgtatgacAGTGAGTGTATTAGTCGTACCTGCAGagttgtgtatttgtgttggtgtgtctcCGTGTGACGGGAAGGCCTACACTGTTGCTTAGTGACCTGCAGGGTTCCGGAGGCAGGAGGATCTGCATTACAGTGGAACCCGCGCTGCTGCTCAAGGGTGATATCATGGTGAGTGAGAGCATGCGCTTAAATGCAGGGGGCCAGTCTCCCCCTCTGCAGCCAGTGAGGGGGTCCCCTTATTGTACGGACAGCAGACCTTCTCACTGGGACCGGACACCAGTCACCGTCTCCCCTGTGTGCTCTGGCGCCCTCTGCAGGTGAAGTGCTATCATCGCCAAGCTCACGTGGCGGAGCGGGAGACGGTGTTCCGGCTGCAGTTCCACACCTGCACCGTCCACGGTGCCCAGCTGTGGTTCGGGAAGGAGGAGCTGGACGTGGCGTGCTCTGGtacaggggagaggagaggacgggagagggaaggagaggagagaaattgGAAAATATGGGGGGAGAGACAGCGGGATGCCACGTTGCATCACCGTAGAGTCCTGTCCAAAGAAATTTGAAAGATAACACTTGGTACAATTTTCATAGTGGTATACCAATACTTATCGGTATTTAGATCAGctggaattaaattaaaacagcagGTCCAGCAGCTTTAATTCTAGTGGAGGGGTATGAGGATGAACAGCTTATCCTTTCTTGCCCATCCAGTGTTGGCAGTAAGtgttcaaaatgtacatttaagtCCCTGTATGATATATTGTATCATACTGAGGGTCCACCATTggtgttatttttgtattaagTCAGACCTGTGGATGTGTGACATATAAGCTATTTATTGGAAGGTAAAGATGTACAGGACTTAAGGGAAATAGCTGTATAGATTTGCATATGATTCAGTTCCTTATATGATTTGCTGAAATGTTCATTGTGACGTTTTAACAGAATGTCCTAAATGTCCCTTCCAGATGATCGATTCGCTTCTGACGCCACGGTGGAATTTGTGTTCTCCTCCGGaccagagaaaatgaaaggtggTTTGTAAAGCTGTTTTTGTACTAACACGTTTCTTTGATAATTCTGAGGGATCTTCAAGAAACACTTCCAAATTCTACCAGCATCTGAAGTTAAGGTATTTTAAATCCACACCTGACCCAGGGACGGGAGCAACTGACAAGCATCGTTTAGGAGGGATTTGGGGGCGGGGAACAGGAAAATACTTCCTCACCTGTCATCCAGCCAGGTCATTGGATATCAGTGTTTCTCCAGCCTTCACAAAACATGTTCTAAATCAACCTAATTCAGCCACTTTAGAAGCTAATTTAAAGCTGCGCTGGTTTACTCGTTTATCTTCCGGCATCAATGagtcctgtttgtgtgtgtgtgacaggatggGAGTGTCAGAGGAACCACCCCGCAGTCACGGTGGACTACAACACCGCGGACCCCGTGGTGCGCTGGGACTCCTACGAGAACTTCAACCTGCGGCACCAGGACAGTCTggaaggtgggcggggctctgctgCTCGAAGGGCGGTTAATGTGCGGAGAAAGGCTcctgttttaaatcatttattcGTACAGCACATCAGCATGCAAGTTGGTGTCTGCAATTGAAAGCACAGTGAACTAAGCACAGGTGGAaattccaggggtcagaaagtaaaagtcctgccatgtatttcatccacccctgaactcagccagctgatttacctcctggctgaagaatggtgctcattagcaaatccaggtgactggaataaaatcctgggatgaacttttattttctgaacctggttttttccacctctggaacTAAGTGTTCTGTCCGCATCGCGCAGATATCGCCCACACGCGCGGGCCCCTGGACGGCAGCCTGTACGCCCAGGTGAAGAAGAGACGCGGACCGGGCTCAGGCGGCACCCCCACCTACAACGGCCGCTCCGCAGACTCCCCCATCGAGCCCCTGtcccccggccacgcccccggccACACCCCCGGCCGCGCCCCCGCCGAGCTCCCGGAGGACGTCCGGTGCCTGCCGCCCCCCACctggcaggagagggaggagctggaccGCCTCCTGGGCGGGATTGAGGGCAGGAGGGCGAGaggcggggagagggagagggagacggcCATCTTGGATGAGGGGGACGCCGCGCCCTCGCTCGTGCGGTCCTGCTCCTGCCGGCACGGTGCGGAGAGTCCCGTCTTCCAGCCCAACGGGTACTGCCCGAACAGCGCCGACGGgcgccccgcccaccccgggccttcctctgcccctcccactcccctccTGGAGCCGTTCCAGCACCACCACGCCCACCAtcgcctggccccgcccccgccggacGTCCTGTGGGAGCGTCAGCAGCAAGCCCCGCCTACCCGGCTGCAGCGCTCCTGCTCCGAGGGGCCGTCCCACCACCTGTGCCCTTACCCGCCCCAGGAcctgccccttcccccccacatCCACACCCTCCCGTCCCCCAGGCTGCTCTACAAGGGGGACGACTTCGCGCCCCTCCACCCTCACTACCCCCACCCGCGTCGCTCCCAGCCCTCCAGCCCTTACCGCGAAATGCTGCTGCTCGACGCTCCGCCGCCCCCTGGCTGCCCGTGCCGGGACTGCAGTTGCCGGCGGGAGGAGTCGGCTGTCGCCGTCAAAGCCCTCCACGCCCTGCGTCTGGACCAGGGGGAGGGGTCACactgggggagggaggcggagctgagGCGCTGCAGGGATTCGGACCTGCACTGGGACAGGGAGGCGGAGCTACACCGGGAGGCGGGGCTGAGGCGGGGCAGGGAGATGGCGCTGCagtgggagagggacagggaggccGAGATGCActgggagcgggagagggaggcggagcttTGGCACCGGAGGTCCGCGGCGGCCCCGTACGGCCGCCACGGCAACGATCTGGTGCATTTCGCCTTTGACCCCTTGCCCTCCGGTCACCCTGCGTACTCCGACCCCTCCCACACGCACTTgtacacccacccccacacgcaCATGGACCTGAAATACAGCAGCGGGAGCAGCGGGTACCACACCCCCGCTGCCCTCTACCCCTGCGCCCCCTACCAGCCCTCCCCCTCCGAAAGCCGGGGGTACGCCTCGGGGTACCAGTCGGAGTCCGCCTCCCCGCTGCCGCCCCACGGGCACAGCTCCACCACCTCCCTTCAGGACTCCGCCCCACCCGATGACCCGCGCGGTTCCTCTGGAGGCCCCAAATCCCAGGGCTGCCCGTCCGACTGCCAGACCGGTGAGCTTCACGCCGACGGTCCAGCCTGCCTGAGCTTTGTCCGTCATGAACTGTGAATTCAAAACCTGTTCCATATCCTTCCTTATcttctccacccctctcctttctctggTGACAGGAGGCTCTGAAGACGTGACGGACAGCATGGCTTGGCAAGACAGCATTTCCCAGAGTTCACTGAGGCAAGATGTGAGGGTCACGCCCTCCGACCTCTCAGGGCCGCCCACCCCTGTTGACACCAGCAGTCCCCTGCTCACTCAGGAAAGGTACGGTCCCTCTCTCGCTTCAACGGTTTCTTGCTATAAGGTTTCAAGTcttcagtcctggtcctggagaatcACAGAGTCAGCTGGCTTTTGCTGTTACTCAGTACTTGAGTACCGCAGCAATTGATCAGTTCAGAGAGTTGATTACACGGCTAACTTGGGTCCCCTGGTTTCTTGAGTCTGAATTGATTGCTGATcttaaaccagcagactctgtggctctccaggaccaggactgaggaTCCCTGAATTAGAACTTCAGCCATCAGCTGTTCTTTTCAGCTGCATGTGAAATATGCAGTAGCCTGTCAGTACTGCGCCCTGTCAGGTtatctctcctgtgtgtttcagctccagctcaggggacacagaggtgtgtgtgagaggtgttaATGCCGTCCCTGGCAGTGACCCCCctgtgggcccccaggaccctGACAGCCCGTGCCCAGCGCCCCAGGGGGATCAGTCTGATGGGAAAGACCCCGCCCACCCGGACTCTCTCACCCCGCCCACACCGCAAGCCGCCCCAGACCGTGCAGCGGGTGAACACGGACAGCCGCCAGCTGCTGCGGCCACGCCCGAGCCCACAGAGAGCCCTAAAGGGTCCGTCCTCTCCCAGACAGACCCAAAAAGCGCCCCGCCCCTCGACCCCGACCCCCTTCCCGTCTCTCCGGGGCCCGGTTCAACGCTGAACGCCTCTACCCCTCCCACGGAGAGAAGTCTTGAGTCCCTCAATGCAGGCTCCACCCCTAgtccaagccccgcccccagctcgaccccttccaccccccagcctccccctgcCAGCCCGgagcgccccccctcctctgagCCTCCTGCGCCTGGCTTTGCCACGGTCGGGCGGAGACTGGGGGCGGAGCACCTGCAGCCTTACCCCGGTGTCCATGGCAACGGCGGGAATCTCAaacccccgtcccccgtcccagAGGGCCACTCCACCCCAACCTTCCCCCTGTCCTCAAACTACTACCTGCTGAATGCCCCGCCCGTCCCCTACACGGGGTACATAGCCGTCACCATCCCCACgtgccccgcccagcccccgcTCCCCGAAAAACGCCGCTCCTCCGCCCCGCACGGGCCCGCGGTTGGGCGGGGCTCCGCCCTGAGGGGGTCCTCCTTCCTACACCTGCCTGCCAAACCCCCAGGCCACTCCGCGACCCACCACGTCAGCTTCTGCGCCCCAGTGGGGGAGGCGGCGCCCCAAATCGGGCCGGTCGAGCGGCCCCAGGGACCGGTCGAGGAGGCGGAGCCCCGGGTCAGCGCCAAGTTTGTCCAGGACAGTTCACGGTTCTGGTACAAGCCCACCATCTCCAGAGACCAAGGTAAACGCACACCCTCACATCCTCAAACatgtctcattacattacatttagatGCTTTTATgcaaagcgacatacaacaatTGCATACtgaaaggtcattggaacaagtacaaaacacaggtctgatgaggtacagtactcattatgtaacagttattcatagccatgaacacagtaagtccagttcacacagaaaCCACAGGCTAGgtcagtaagcataggctaggtcagaaagtaatgttAATTCAAACTAGGAAGcgtgacaacaagctacaacatcaagataacgatacaagtgcaaGTCCCACTCAACAATGTTTTGTatctatttttcatttaatgtttttgtttgcatcACAGAGTGTCTATGACTTGTTGGAGGTCTTCTGTGGATATCCCTCTCTGACATTGCTTAACCTCTTGAACtatctcaaacacacacacacgctccgtAGCCATCGCTGTGCTGAAGGACAGGGAACCGGGAGCTTTCCTGATCCGGGACAGTAACTCCTTCCACGGGGCGTATGGCCTGGCACTGAaggtggccacgccccctgccagcagcagcagaggtaGACCTCCCTTGTCTTTGTGCGTTCACTATGGCAACCGTCACCATGGAGCTGTCGTTACAGTCTTCAGACTGGAATACGTTCAGATACTGTACGATTCATTGGCTGTTACAGAAACCTACATAGGAT
This window contains:
- the LOC135238528 gene encoding tensin-2-like isoform X2 is translated as MGCALSAGRSGAERGPAPAEKSPKMVCAERKQEKLRTSKVGKEEAHAFREKIFRKKRQCGVCGQNIDSLGSFCRVCKMATHKKCEIKVTTACIPAPLSDLQRRSTDPSRYIQHPGSTRSLPYAKQRNTLPRSFSLDRVMERVMERSYDFDLTYITERIISVFFPPLLEEQRYRANLQEVASMLKSKHQGNFLLFNLSEKRHDIARISPKVQDFGWPDLHAPPLDKICAMCKAMEGWMTSDLQHVVVLLCKGNKGKTGVIVAAYMHYSKISAGADQALSTLAMRKFCEDKVSTSLQPSQNRYIYYFAGLLSGGIKMNSSPLFLHQVLIPSLPSFHTEGGYFPFLKIYQSMQLVYTSGVYDLQGSGGRRICITVEPALLLKGDIMVKCYHRQAHVAERETVFRLQFHTCTVHGAQLWFGKEELDVACSDDRFASDATVEFVFSSGPEKMKGWECQRNHPAVTVDYNTADPVVRWDSYENFNLRHQDSLEDIAHTRGPLDGSLYAQVKKRRGPGSGGTPTYNGRSADSPIEPLSPGHAPGHTPGRAPAELPEDVRCLPPPTWQEREELDRLLGGIEGRRARGGERERETAILDEGDAAPSLVRSCSCRHGAESPVFQPNGYCPNSADGRPAHPGPSSAPPTPLLEPFQHHHAHHRLAPPPPDVLWERQQQAPPTRLQRSCSEGPSHHLCPYPPQDLPLPPHIHTLPSPRLLYKGDDFAPLHPHYPHPRRSQPSSPYREMLLLDAPPPPGCPCRDCSCRREESAVAVKALHALRLDQGEGSHWGREAELRRCRDSDLHWDREAELHREAGLRRGREMALQWERDREAEMHWEREREAELWHRRSAAAPYGRHGNDLVHFAFDPLPSGHPAYSDPSHTHLYTHPHTHMDLKYSSGSSGYHTPAALYPCAPYQPSPSESRGYASGYQSESASPLPPHGHSSTTSLQDSAPPDDPRGSSGGPKSQGCPSDCQTGGSEDVTDSMAWQDSISQSSLRQDVRVTPSDLSGPPTPVDTSSPLLTQESSSSGDTEVCVRGVNAVPGSDPPVGPQDPDSPCPAPQGDQSDGKDPAHPDSLTPPTPQAAPDRAAGEHGQPPAAAATPEPTESPKGSVLSQTDPKSAPPLDPDPLPVSPGPGSTLNASTPPTERSLESLNAGSTPSPSPAPSSTPSTPQPPPASPERPPSSEPPAPGFATVGRRLGAEHLQPYPGVHGNGGNLKPPSPVPEGHSTPTFPLSSNYYLLNAPPVPYTGYIAVTIPTCPAQPPLPEKRRSSAPHGPAVGRGSALRGSSFLHLPAKPPGHSATHHVSFCAPVGEAAPQIGPVERPQGPVEEAEPRVSAKFVQDSSRFWYKPTISRDQAIAVLKDREPGAFLIRDSNSFHGAYGLALKVATPPASSSRAAGDPQEQLVRHFLIERGPRGVKIKGCQNEPYFGSLSALVYQHSITHISLPCVLLIPDKDPVGELQESQTAGNSTSTAADLLRQGAACNVLYLNSVETESLTGPQAVSKATNTTLSRSPRPPATVVHFKVSAQGVTLTDNQRRVFFRRHYPVNTVTYCSVDPQDRRWTNSDSTTSKMFGFVAKKPGSVSENVCHLFAELDPEQPATAIVNFINKVMLGPSRK
- the LOC135238528 gene encoding tensin-2-like isoform X1; protein product: MGCALSAGRSGAERGPAPAEKSPKMVCAERKQEKLRTSKVGKEEAHAFREKIFRKKRQCGVCGQNIDSLGSFCRVCKMATHKKCEIKVTTACIPAPLSDLQRRSTDPSRYIQHPGSTRSLPYAKQRNTLPRSFSLDRVMERVMERSYDFDLTYITERIISVFFPPLLEEQRYRANLQEVASMLKSKHQGNFLLFNLSEKRHDIARISPKVQDFGWPDLHAPPLDKICAMCKAMEGWMTSDLQHVVVLLCKGNKGKTGVIVAAYMHYSKISAGADQALSTLAMRKFCEDKVSTSLQPSQNRYIYYFAGLLSGGIKMNSSPLFLHQVLIPSLPSFHTEGGYFPFLKIYQSMQLVYTSGVYDLQGSGGRRICITVEPALLLKGDIMVKCYHRQAHVAERETVFRLQFHTCTVHGAQLWFGKEELDVACSDDRFASDATVEFVFSSGPEKMKGWECQRNHPAVTVDYNTADPVVRWDSYENFNLRHQDSLEDIAHTRGPLDGSLYAQVKKRRGPGSGGTPTYNGRSADSPIEPLSPGHAPGHTPGRAPAELPEDVRCLPPPTWQEREELDRLLGGIEGRRARGGERERETAILDEGDAAPSLVRSCSCRHGAESPVFQPNGYCPNSADGRPAHPGPSSAPPTPLLEPFQHHHAHHRLAPPPPDVLWERQQQAPPTRLQRSCSEGPSHHLCPYPPQDLPLPPHIHTLPSPRLLYKGDDFAPLHPHYPHPRRSQPSSPYREMLLLDAPPPPGCPCRDCSCRREESAVAVKALHALRLDQGEGSHWGREAELRRCRDSDLHWDREAELHREAGLRRGREMALQWERDREAEMHWEREREAELWHRRSAAAPYGRHGNDLVHFAFDPLPSGHPAYSDPSHTHLYTHPHTHMDLKYSSGSSGYHTPAALYPCAPYQPSPSESRGYASGYQSESASPLPPHGHSSTTSLQDSAPPDDPRGSSGGPKSQGCPSDCQTGGSEDVTDSMAWQDSISQSSLRQDVRVTPSDLSGPPTPVDTSSPLLTQESSSSGDTEVCVRGVNAVPGSDPPVGPQDPDSPCPAPQGDQSDGKDPAHPDSLTPPTPQAAPDRAAGEHGQPPAAAATPEPTESPKGSVLSQTDPKSAPPLDPDPLPVSPGPGSTLNASTPPTERSLESLNAGSTPSPSPAPSSTPSTPQPPPASPERPPSSEPPAPGFATVGRRLGAEHLQPYPGVHGNGGNLKPPSPVPEGHSTPTFPLSSNYYLLNAPPVPYTGYIAVTIPTCPAQPPLPEKRRSSAPHGPAVGRGSALRGSSFLHLPAKPPGHSATHHVSFCAPVGEAAPQIGPVERPQGPVEEAEPRVSAKFVQDSSRFWYKPTISRDQAIAVLKDREPGAFLIRDSNSFHGAYGLALKVATPPASSSRAAGDPQEQLVRHFLIERGPRGVKIKGCQNEPYFGSLSALVYQHSITHISLPCVLLIPDKDPVGELQESQTAGNSTSTAADLLRQGAACNVLYLNSVETESLTGPQAVSKATNTTLSRSPRPPATVVHFKVSAQGVTLTDNQRRVFFRRHYPVNTVTYCSVDPQDRRWTNSDSTTSNRMFGFVAKKPGSVSENVCHLFAELDPEQPATAIVNFINKVMLGPSRK